CCCGAGGAAGTCACGGACATGGAGCGCACGGTCAAGGCCGAGGTTGTCAGCTCGACCTTTGATGAACCTCCCCAGCGCCATGTGCAGGTGGCCGAGATGGTCTTGGAAAAGGCCAAACGCCTTGTGGAACGCAAGATGGATGTGGTCATTCTGCTTGACAGCATCACCCGCCTTGGCCGGGCCTATAATGCGGTCAGCCCGTCGTCGGGCAGGGTCCTTTCCGGAGGGCTTGATTCCAACGCCCTGCAACGGCCCAAGCGTTTTTTCGGGGCAGCACGCAATATCGAAGAGGGGGGCAGCCTGACCATCATTGCCACGGCCCTCATTGATACCGGCTCGCGCATGGACGAGGTCATCTTCGAGGAGTTCAAGGGAACGGGCAACATGGAAATCTATCTTGATCGCCATCTTTCCGACAAGCGGATCTATCCAGCCATTGACATCCACCGTTCCGGAACCCGCAAGGAAAATCTGCTTCTCCCGCCGGATGTTCTCAATCGGGTATGGATATTGCGCAAGGTTCTTTCTCCCATGAATTGCGTGGACAGTATGGAATTCCTTCTGGACAAGATGCGTGGGACCAAGAACAACAACGATTTTCTGGACATCATGAACAAGTGATATCCCTGACCCCTGTTTGCGACCGTGCACGGGGCATGATAGCAAGGAGGCAAGGATGATACGTCCCGAAAGCATGGATGTTCCCCGGGAGGATGATTTTGGTACCTGGCTCGACTTGCTCGGGGTCGAACCTTCAGCCGAACTTCTTGATCGCATTGCCCGGTTTTTGCGGGATTATCTGCAGACCCATGCCCTTTCCTGCTATGTCCTGGGGGTTTCCGGCGGCATTGACTCGGGTTTTCTGGCGGCCCTGATGCATGCGCGGTCCATTCCTTTTGTCCCTTTTTCTCTGGTCATCGAGGGCAACACCCCTGAGGAGGCCGCCCGGGCACAGGCCATTATCAGGGCGTATGGGCCTGATGCGCATTCCATGGATCATACCCTGGATCTCACTAGCCTGTACAAGGCCGTGTCCTCGATGTGTGAAAGCGTGTTCCAACGCACGACCAGGATTGCCGAAGGCAATCTCAAGGCCAGGTGCCGGATGGTGTTTCTCTATCACGCGGCCCAGCTTGTCAGGGGATGCGTTCTGTCCACGGATCAGCTCGACGAGTTGCTGACCGGATTTTGGACCTTGCACGGGGATGTGGGGGATGTTTCTCCCTTGCAGCTCATTCCCAAGACCACGGAATACCAGCTGGCAGGGCTGCTCTGTGCCGAGCTGGATGATCCGGCTCCCCTTGAGGCGGCCATGGCAGCCACGCCTACGGATGGACTGGGTATCTCCTCATCCGATCTGGATCAATTGGGCGTTTCCTCCTACAAAGAGGTGGAGGAGATTTTCAGGGAATATTTCTCTCTTCAGAATCGTCGAACCCAGGGTATTCCCATGCCCGATGACGGAGAGCGGTTGGCGGCCTTGCAGCAACTGACCGTGGTCAGACGTTTCGAGTCCACATCGTTCAAGCGTCAGGGACCGGTGGTACTGAATCCCCTTTGACAGTTCACCTTTTTTTTGGACGTCACCATGACCCAGCGAACGTCTCCATCCACTTCATGCCGTACCCTGCCGACTCCATCCGGACGGAAGGGACGCTTGTGGTCGGCAGGCACGCTGGCCGTGCGCGAAAAGGCCCACCGGCTGGTGGCCCTTGTGGTGGCCCTTGTGCTGCTTCTCGTGTTGGCCGTTCCCTCCCAATCCGCTCTTTTCAGTGAATTCACCATTTCGGATGAGGCGGAACTGGGTCGCAAGTTCAACGTCATGTTCCGGGCTAGGTTTCCGCTTATCGAGGATCCGGAAATTGTCGACTATGTCCGGGATCTCACCGGAACGATTGTCGATGTCATGCCGCCCATTGCCTTTCCCATCAATGTTCATGTGGTCCGCAACGATTCCATGAACGCCTTTGCCACAGCAGCGGGATATGTGTTCGTGTTCAGCGGGCTGATCCTCAATCTGGATAACGAGGCCGAACTCGCGGGCGTTATTGCCCATGAGCTCGCACATGTGCAGCAGCGGCACATTGCCCAGAGTATCGAGCACTCCCAGATTGCCAGTGCCGGGGCCCTGGTGGGGATGCTGGCCGGTGTTTTCCTGGGATCCCAGGGGAAAGGAGATGCCGCTGGAGGGGTCATGCTGGGGAGCATGGCCGGAGCCCAGTCGGCCATGCTCAGCTATTCCCGGGAGCACGAGCGTGAGGCCGATAATATCGGACTCACCAGTCTGGTCGATGCCGGGTACGATCCCCGCGGCATGATCGATGCCTTCGAAACCATCCGGCGCAGGACATGGATGGGCGGTGGAGGTGATATTCCGGCCTATTATCTGACCCATCCCGGTATTGAGGAGCGGATCGGGTACATTGAACAGCGCATTGCCCGCTATCCGGAAGAGGTGCGTACCCAGCACAAGGACTCCGGCCGGTTTGATCGCGTGAAGACACTTTTGCGGGCCCGGTATAGCGATCCCAAGATTGCTCTGGGTTACTATGCCCATGAGGATGAAGGCAGCATGTCGTGTCTGGATCGGTTGGGCAGGGCCATTGTGCTCTCCCGTCTCAATCGCATTCAGGAAGCCGAAAGGGCCTTTGCCCGCGCCCTTGCATGTTCTCCGGGCCGCGATCCCCTGTGGCTGCGGGAAACAGGCATTTTTTATTTTGAATACGGGCAACGGCAGGACAAGGCTGTGTCCTATCTTCAGGAAGCGGTTCTGCGCAATCCCCGGGATCTGATGGCCCTGTTTTTTTATGCGCGGATTCTGGCCGAGACCGGAAAGGTGGACGAGGGCATTGCCATGATGCAGCGCATTGAAAAACGTCTTCCCGAGGATGCGGAAATCCATTATTATCTGGGCAGGATGTATGGGCAGAAAAACGACATGTTCCATGCCTACCTGCATCTGTGTTATGCGCGGTTGTACAAGAATCAGAAACAGAAGTTCCTTCGACGTCTGGACGGTTTGAAAACGTATGCACAAACCGACGGGCAGAAAAAGGAACTTGCAAGGCTGGAAAAAACGTACAAGGAGTGGTCCCAGTACTGGTAGTTGACAGATCTCCGGGCCATCCTTTAACTGAAACATTCTTTTTTCGTCATTTCGTCGCCAAGGAGGCTTCAATGTTTTTCGAAAGTGTGGCTTTCGCCATGGGACAGGCCGGCGGTGCCGGCGCGCAGGGCGGGGGCAACCCCATTGCCGCGTTCGCACCCCTGATCATCATGTTTGCCATTTTCTATTTTCTGCTCATCCGTCCGCAGCAGAAAAAGGCCAAGGAGCACAGGGAAACTCTGGCCAACCTCAAGCGGGGGGACCGCATTGTCACCAGCGGCGGGGTGTGCGGTCAGATCGTGAACCTGACCGAAGAGACCGTGACCATTGATGTGGGCGGTGATGTCCGCATTCCTGTCAAGCGGGCCTTTATTTCCGGTCTTGACCAGGTCGAAGAGGTCCAGAAAAAGGATACCAGGAAGGACAAGGCCAAGAAGAAATAATCGGCTTGACCGAGCCCGTGCGAGACCGTTTGCTGGAAGGTCTCGCATTTTTGTGTCTGTTTGACGGGATGTGTCCTGCATGACTGGTTTGCAGGACGGTCGGTCCATTTTTTACATAAGGAAATCGGAGATGAATGGTAGCTTACGCTGGCGGATAATTCTCACACTGGTTGTCGCGGTCGTGGCGATCGCTTTTGTCCTGCCGTCATTCCCATCGCTTCACACCTCGGGATTGAAGAAGGTTCTGCCTGACAGCGAAATCAATCTCGGCCTTGATCTCAAGGGAGGCATCCATCTGACTCTGGGTGTGGACGTGGACAAGGCAATTCTCAACTCGGTTGCCCAGATGGGTCAGGACATCCGGGCCGAGGCCCGGGAGGAAGGGGTCCTTGTTCTGCGGCCTCGTGTGAACGATCTGGGAGAACTGACCTTTGTGCTGCTGAAAAAGGAACAGCAGGCGTCCCTGGAGGATATCCTGTCTTCACGCTTTGCCAACCTCAAGGTGAACGGTAAGACCGTCCAGGATAACGGCCAGGTTCTCTACACCATAGGACTCAAGCCCGACTATCGGGCCAAGCTGGAAAAGATGACCCTGGATCAGGCCGTCAAGACCATTCGCAACCGCATTGATCAGTTTGGTGTTGCCGAGCCCGATATCCGCAAGCAGCAGGACAATCGCATCCAGATCCAGCTGCCCGGCCTGGACGATCCCCAGCGGGCCATCAAGATCATCGGCAAGACCGCCCATCTGGAATTCATGCTTGTGGACGAGGAAGCTGATGTATCCAAGGCGGTCAGGGGCATTGTGCCTCCGGGATCTTCCCTGTATCAGCTCCAGAAGCGACGGGCCGACGGTTCCTATGCCAAGCAGCCCATTGTGCTCAAGGATGATGTGGTCATGACCGGCCAGTACATCACCGATGCCAAGACCCAATTCGATTCCTACGGTCAGGCCTATGTCAGTCTGACCTTCAATAGCCGGGGCGCCCGCATTTTCGAACGGGTCACCGGAAACAACGTCAAAAAGCGTCTGGCCATTGTTCTGGACGGCAAGGTCTATTCCGCACCGACCATTCAGGAACAGATCAGTGGGGGTCGGGCGAGCATCACCGGACATTTCACCACGGATGAGGCTCATGATCTGGCCATTGTGCTTCGGGCCGGATCCCTGCCAGCTCCGGTGACCATTCTCGAAGAACGCAGTGTTGGTCCTTCCCTGGGTCAGGAATCCATTGACAAGGGAGTCTTTTCCACCATCCTGGGCATGGTCCTGGTTCTGGGTTTCATGGTTGTGTACTACCGGTTTGCCGGTATGGTCGCCGACCTGGCCCTTGTCCTCAATATTGTGCTCATTCTGGCCGGTTTGGCAGCGTTTGGGGCGACCCTGACCCTGCCCGGTATTGCCGGTATCATCCTGACCATCGGTATGGCTGTTGACGCCAATGTGCTCATTTTCGAGAGGATCAGGGAGGAACTGCGCAAGGGGCTTTCGGCCAAGGCCGCCATTCAGGAGGGATTCGGCCGGGCTACCTTGACCATTCTCGACGCCAACGTGACCACGATCATTGCCGCAATCATCCTGTACCAGTTCGGGACCGGCCCCATCAGGGGCTTTGCCGTGACCCTGACGCTTGGTATCTGTGCATCCATGTTTACGGCCATTTTTGTCTCCAGGATCATTTTTGATCTGTGGATCGAGAAACGTAAACCCGGCGCCACATTGAGCGTATAAGGAGATAGACGGAAATGGGACTTCAGATAATCAAGCCAGACACCAATTATAATATTATCGGGTTGAGGAAGATTGCTTTCGTCCTCTCCGGGATTCTGATCCTTATCGGATTGGCCTCCCTGGTGATCAAGGGCGGACCCAAGTACGGGATTGATTTTGCCGGCGGCATTGTCGTGCAGGCCAAGTTTCAGGAGAGTGTGGATGTCAGTGAAATCAAGGATGCTCTGGCGCCTCTCAATCTTCCCGGACTGGCCGTACAGCGGTTCGGTGATGCCGAGGCCAACGAGTATCTCATGCGCACCTCCCAGGGAACCATCAAGGCCGAGGACGTGCGTAACCAGGTCAAGGAGGCCCTGACCCAGGGGCTTGACGGCAAGGCCTTTGAAATCCAGCGGCTGGAAATGGTCGGACCCAAGGTGGGTGCTGATCTGCGTTCCAAGGCCCTTGAGGCCCTGTTCTACGCGGTCCTGCTCATTGCCATCTATATCTCCGGGCGGTTCGAACAGCGGTGGATGACCGCCGGGATCATGGCTGCCGGGCTGGCAGCGGGCATATATGTTCTGCAGCTTT
The Desulfoplanes formicivorans DNA segment above includes these coding regions:
- the nadE gene encoding NAD(+) synthase; translation: MIRPESMDVPREDDFGTWLDLLGVEPSAELLDRIARFLRDYLQTHALSCYVLGVSGGIDSGFLAALMHARSIPFVPFSLVIEGNTPEEAARAQAIIRAYGPDAHSMDHTLDLTSLYKAVSSMCESVFQRTTRIAEGNLKARCRMVFLYHAAQLVRGCVLSTDQLDELLTGFWTLHGDVGDVSPLQLIPKTTEYQLAGLLCAELDDPAPLEAAMAATPTDGLGISSSDLDQLGVSSYKEVEEIFREYFSLQNRRTQGIPMPDDGERLAALQQLTVVRRFESTSFKRQGPVVLNPL
- a CDS encoding beta-barrel assembly-enhancing protease gives rise to the protein MTQRTSPSTSCRTLPTPSGRKGRLWSAGTLAVREKAHRLVALVVALVLLLVLAVPSQSALFSEFTISDEAELGRKFNVMFRARFPLIEDPEIVDYVRDLTGTIVDVMPPIAFPINVHVVRNDSMNAFATAAGYVFVFSGLILNLDNEAELAGVIAHELAHVQQRHIAQSIEHSQIASAGALVGMLAGVFLGSQGKGDAAGGVMLGSMAGAQSAMLSYSREHEREADNIGLTSLVDAGYDPRGMIDAFETIRRRTWMGGGGDIPAYYLTHPGIEERIGYIEQRIARYPEEVRTQHKDSGRFDRVKTLLRARYSDPKIALGYYAHEDEGSMSCLDRLGRAIVLSRLNRIQEAERAFARALACSPGRDPLWLRETGIFYFEYGQRQDKAVSYLQEAVLRNPRDLMALFFYARILAETGKVDEGIAMMQRIEKRLPEDAEIHYYLGRMYGQKNDMFHAYLHLCYARLYKNQKQKFLRRLDGLKTYAQTDGQKKELARLEKTYKEWSQYW
- the yajC gene encoding preprotein translocase subunit YajC, coding for MFFESVAFAMGQAGGAGAQGGGNPIAAFAPLIIMFAIFYFLLIRPQQKKAKEHRETLANLKRGDRIVTSGGVCGQIVNLTEETVTIDVGGDVRIPVKRAFISGLDQVEEVQKKDTRKDKAKKK
- the secD gene encoding protein translocase subunit SecD — protein: MNGSLRWRIILTLVVAVVAIAFVLPSFPSLHTSGLKKVLPDSEINLGLDLKGGIHLTLGVDVDKAILNSVAQMGQDIRAEAREEGVLVLRPRVNDLGELTFVLLKKEQQASLEDILSSRFANLKVNGKTVQDNGQVLYTIGLKPDYRAKLEKMTLDQAVKTIRNRIDQFGVAEPDIRKQQDNRIQIQLPGLDDPQRAIKIIGKTAHLEFMLVDEEADVSKAVRGIVPPGSSLYQLQKRRADGSYAKQPIVLKDDVVMTGQYITDAKTQFDSYGQAYVSLTFNSRGARIFERVTGNNVKKRLAIVLDGKVYSAPTIQEQISGGRASITGHFTTDEAHDLAIVLRAGSLPAPVTILEERSVGPSLGQESIDKGVFSTILGMVLVLGFMVVYYRFAGMVADLALVLNIVLILAGLAAFGATLTLPGIAGIILTIGMAVDANVLIFERIREELRKGLSAKAAIQEGFGRATLTILDANVTTIIAAIILYQFGTGPIRGFAVTLTLGICASMFTAIFVSRIIFDLWIEKRKPGATLSV
- the secF gene encoding protein translocase subunit SecF — translated: MGLQIIKPDTNYNIIGLRKIAFVLSGILILIGLASLVIKGGPKYGIDFAGGIVVQAKFQESVDVSEIKDALAPLNLPGLAVQRFGDAEANEYLMRTSQGTIKAEDVRNQVKEALTQGLDGKAFEIQRLEMVGPKVGADLRSKALEALFYAVLLIAIYISGRFEQRWMTAGIMAAGLAAGIYVLQLLSMPMTYLIVAAMIITVGLCWYLKLNYALGAVVALIHDITITVGIFSLLDKDFDLTIVAALLTILGYSLNDTIIVFDRIRENLHAKTAKTLGDTINISINQTLSRTLLTSGTTLIVILALYFFGGGVIHDFAFALLIGVVVGTYSSIYVASPILLGFSGSKGAGSEGAPATANAS